Part of the Vigna radiata var. radiata cultivar VC1973A chromosome 11, Vradiata_ver6, whole genome shotgun sequence genome is shown below.
GtttaatatattacattaatggTAACGTCATatgtaaaacaaataataaatatcatcaCTTTTATAAGAAGTTATGACAAATTTGATAGAAAATATTACAGTAACATTTATTTAAgatcaaatgaagaaaatttaaaatagtacgacgaaattgaaaactaaaatcttataacagaaaaaaaaagttattaaacatttttattttagtcgCTATAAAACATTTTCCTTGATTTTCATccctttaaaatttaaaattgttattttttacctaattatcaaatatttgttaacaatTCATttaattcacaaaaataattactcATAAATGACACTccaatgttatatatatatatatatatatatatatatatatatatatatatatgccatgaaaagaatatttattttgataaaatattgatataagttatattatgttttttaaataggtGGTGAGAAAGAAATTCCACTTCACGAAAACGTTTTGCAGAAGCATGCTGCTTTCTTTGACAAGAACGACGATGGTGTCATTTATCCATGGGAAACTTTTCAAGGTTACTTTCCTCACTAATGattactataattttatatatatattttttaatatatattttatatatatttcctaATACTTTAGGGGTtcatttggtttgattttttaatttttttctctgtttatcttttatttaattttaaaaaatcatttgatttattttgttaaattgatattaatccAAACAtttgttctcttttattttgCTTATCACATCTTCATCTTGATAGATAATAGTATTAATATGAAAGAGACAAattaacttcttcttttttttttaaataaaatggaaactGAACTGAGGAGTAATTgttatttaagaaaagaaaagtaaaagatgGCATTGTGTTGACATTTCAATTATGATATCCTATTTGAATGATATAAgtttaatgtaaatttttattttaataatttagttttggaATTCTAGTTTAGtctttttttagttaaaagataaaataaagaatatttaattaataatttcatctttatatttaaatctaagtttcattttgtttttatatatttttaacttaaataagtcttaatattttttaaataaaattgaattagtctttattattaatttgttattagtTTGAATATCCCGTATTAAAATCtaagttatattttatctttaaattttagaatagtttttaaaattttaatatgtatcACTTTCTATGAGattaaagtaaatttaatagaaaaaatcaaattaattttatttaaaaattttaagatttaattgtctaaaaaatacataaatatcaaaatgaataataaatctaaatataaaaaccaaattataaattatgctGTATAGAGAATGATAAagtaatttctttattattgttataaattattattttgacacattaattatttgagaaaaatataaaaagtagaaatttcatataaatttaatattattaacaaattaattaattttcaataaatgtgAACTAGGTAGATGCATCTCATGTTTGAttgaaaagaatattattttatcattgtcAGTATTTCAGTGTAGAAGTTTCCGAGGTTTTAGCATTActgcattttaaaatttagttaaattattatgggttgatgtttatgatttttattattattttataattaataataattattataaatattatcatagACTATAACACgtagataatatttaaatattgttaaaaaatattatttaaatattattatccttaaaaattttattatgattaaatcCAGGGTTACGTGAAATTGGAAATGGAATATTTTCTTCGGTTGGACTTTCTCTGTTCATCCATTTGGGTCTTAGTCAAACTACTCGTCCAGTACTTTTCTTTAttccttaaattattttttttattttcttaaatttttatttaagaataaatccttaaaaagattttcttaattttcttaggGAAAGTTTCCATCCTTACTTTTCCCAATTGAGATTAAGAACATCCATTTGGGAAAACATGGCAGTGACACTGGAGTCTATGATACTGAAGGAAGGTgggtaattatttttaaaaatattatttgacacattaaaatttttatatttatttgatactatattttttatatatattttttaaataaattataaaatttatatttttatgactattttatttttatacaatatatcgtatatcaaatgaatgtaaaactgtttcataatatcattatacattattttcatacACTATTCCACATTTTATATTGTGCTTTTAATTTTTCCACGTATTGTCGTTAATTTATGACATCTTTTAGGTTTCTTGCTTCAAAATTTGAAGACATTTTCACCAAACATGCACATAGACAACCAAATGCCCTTACATAAAATGAGCTAATGCAGATGATACAAGCAAATAGAGACCCCAAAGATATCAAAGGAAggtataaatttctcttttaatttaacattagggttatatatttttttatctccaaCAATTACAAAAGATTGTCTTTTATTTCTGACTGAAAAAcatttaactattattattattattattattattattattattattattttctaataaaagaatattaacaTGTATATAAGAGGATTGGTGGCTTGGTAGAATGGAAGATCCTTTACAAAGTTGCCAAAGACAAGAGTGGTTTACTACAAAAGGAAACAATCCGAGGTGTTTATGATGGAAGCTTGTTTGAAATGTTGAAAAAGGAACATTCTACACACACAAAAAAGTGATTTATTCTTTAGTTggttataattttctttttctattatatatagaCACAATAATGTGTAAAAGTAAGGATTTGTTCATGGTGGTCAAGTTGATTTTTAAGAATATAGggtcataaaatattttaatttatttcgaatttagtttgtcatttgatgttaaatgtatatatgtcatctataatatacatatacattTGGCATTTGTGGTGAAAAAAGCAAAGTTTTTTTGTCTTTTGGTATATATGTTAAGATTAAATTCATCGTTGTGACGTGtatacaataaaataacaagGAATTTTTCTTAGTATTATTGAACTtctaattaaagtaattaacaTCTATAATCAATTGATTAAAAGTAAtgttattataacattttttatttattttaaacaaccctttttatttattttagattcaCGCGTAGATTTCGAACActtcaataaattatatcaatttccAAATTGTATAATTATTCAAGAATGtcttaaaaacaattttgagGTGTCAAAATACATCAACCAAAAATACTAAAGTGTGTATGTAAATCCTAATTTTGGGAGTCATTTATTCGTATCAAAGATtgttagaagtcccacatcgactagagataaggccaaattataatatataaatgaggtgcaaacctcaccttataagccggttttgtggagttgaattaggcctaaaactcaccttctaatatggtatcagagccatgattagagtctatcctagcgatagTTGGCATTCctactaaagctttgcatccagcacaatttcaatatttgttgtccaagctgagcattaaAGATATATATGCCTCCCCTTGAggggatattggaattattttattctctattcatatctatgcatttatgttcatatatttttatacttatattcctcttttatattgctctgaacaattatgtatatcaattgtactctctctttatcatggaaagaaaaatacaatatttcattctttcttcttttctaacatggtatcagagctatggttaaagcctatcctagcgagttctaagtgggcatttctctttctattccacccgttgtcgggccgctattggaccacccaatttctactatcacacaCGATATGTCTAtgcctcggcgtgaagggggtgtgttggaagtcccacatcgactagagataaggccaaattataatatataaatgaggtgcaaacctcaccttacaagccggttttgtggggttaagttaggcctaaaacccacttctaataaagattaaaatgttTCGAAAACACGATTGAAAATTTCGTGGatttataacttattataaCTTTACAATAACCAATATCCAATTCTGGACACAATATAAAGTGTCATTACAAAAGTATTAAACTTCTAAATAAACATGAGCAAACCTTTATAAAACTCTCATAGAAGAACCTATCTCTCATCAAACATATTCCAAAAGAAGCATACCTATCTATTCCCGTATAACAATAcaagttatacgatcatcgccacacacacaaaaaatatgGGTGAGCTAACCGTAAAATCATCAAAATACCAATGCGACAGTTGTATCTCAATTGTCAAATCCTTACCACGCTCCTATCACATCAAATAGCATCAATGCATACTAAGACTATAACAAGCGATACAATAATATCTCATTCATTCTCTTAAAAGAATCATGATTAACCCATTATTAGCTCTACCCAACCTACCCATTAAAGGAAAACCATGCCAATACCAACCATATCTATAACTATATGTCTTCTTCCAAACTTCACAACATCATTCCTATTCACCAAAATAAGACAATTCGAATGGTCTTCCACCGCAGCTTCAGATCTATCTTCCATGTTCAAGCTACTCACATCAGTTCTAAACTCAACATGAGATGGAACCCTATGGACGAGACATTCATCCCTTTCTACACCTTTGTAAGAGGAAAGAACAACACTCAAAATCTCAGTGCCTTCTATCACCCATCATGGATGAAGAGACTCATCTCTTTCACCGTCTCTTAAAGACGAAGAGATCCACCTTTCTACTACCTCGGAAGAGGAAATGTGTCAACATTTCTACccccactacaagaaaaaatggttattACTTACCAAATTTATGTACGGATTTTTATCCGTATGTAACATGGGTATTACATACGGATCTTGAAAAGGGagttacatacaaattttacatACAGATATATCCGTATGTACCTTTCACGCGTGATGGCAGGAGAGTTTCTTAAGGACGAGATCCGTATGTAAGTGCTATAATCCGTATGTAAGTGCTATAATCCGTATGTAAGTAGAAGCAGGTGTTACCTACCGATCTTACATACAAATctggaaattattttttttacaaaaaaattgaaattagatttcattaattcaaagttttgtttttttttttggaatagtCACTCGAGCTGTGTTCTCTTAAATATCTCTCAAACCCTAACTCTGTACTCTCCACACTAATTATCTCAAATGTCTCTGCAACCCTAACTTCAACTCTCAACTCTCCACACACTGATTCTTTAAAATGTCTCTGTAACCCTAACTTCAACTCTCCACTCTCCACGCAGTCATTT
Proteins encoded:
- the LOC106777294 gene encoding LOW QUALITY PROTEIN: probable peroxygenase 4 (The sequence of the model RefSeq protein was modified relative to this genomic sequence to represent the inferred CDS: substituted 1 base at 1 genomic stop codon) — encoded protein: MASSPSLENSKQKGGEKEIPLHENVLQKHAAFFDKNDDGVIYPWETFQGLREIGNGIFSSVGLSLFIHLGLSQTTRPGKFPSLLFPIEIKNIHLGKHGSDTGVYDTEGRFLASKFEDIFTKHAHRQPNALTXNELMQMIQANRDPKDIKGRIGGLVEWKILYKVAKDKSGLLQKETIRGVYDGSLFEMLKKEHSTHTKK